In Chitinispirillum alkaliphilum, the following are encoded in one genomic region:
- a CDS encoding Acetyltransferase encodes MLNVPRVILCPCIDSFVQKFDTHCKFCNPIANFDMFMEGNMKLEEASLNPPYGLRELLTDVGGGENGFSGTLFNNGQVSLESYLKSCCDGKDVLKLKPNWIPQTIFWLLDTYSKVVGMIRVRHYLSESTRINGGHIGFFIHSSHRRKGYGKQALALALDELKKLGETEALVTAYPENLASIKVIEANGGQLENTIFDPRTEHDIARYWIRL; translated from the coding sequence ATGTTAAACGTTCCAAGAGTTATTTTATGTCCATGTATCGATAGTTTCGTGCAGAAGTTTGACACACATTGCAAATTCTGCAACCCCATCGCCAATTTTGACATGTTTATGGAAGGAAATATGAAACTGGAAGAAGCATCACTAAATCCACCTTATGGGCTGAGAGAGTTACTTACCGATGTTGGCGGAGGAGAAAATGGATTCAGTGGCACACTCTTTAATAATGGACAAGTTTCATTAGAAAGTTATCTCAAGTCTTGTTGTGATGGTAAAGATGTGTTAAAGCTGAAGCCTAATTGGATTCCTCAAACAATTTTTTGGTTGCTCGATACATATAGTAAAGTTGTCGGTATGATCAGAGTGCGCCATTATCTTTCCGAGAGTACTCGAATAAACGGTGGTCACATAGGTTTTTTCATTCACTCCTCCCACCGCAGAAAAGGATATGGTAAACAGGCACTTGCCTTAGCTCTTGATGAATTGAAGAAGCTTGGAGAAACAGAGGCTTTGGTAACTGCATATCCAGAAAACCTTGCCTCTATCAAGGTTATTGAAGCAAATGGCGGGCAACTTGAGAACACTATTTTTGACCCGAGGACTGAACACGATATCGCAAGGTATTGGATAAGGCTGTAG
- a CDS encoding Permeases of the major facilitator superfamily — translation MVTALLLIIIYLSFISLGLPDTIIGVTIPALQKDFGIPLAAGGFLSMIVICGTVFSSFLSDNIIRKFGTGKVVLVSCLLTGFALLGFSQSPSFYWLLILAFPLGFGGGTVDVALNNYVAHHFKAHHMNWLHSCWGVGATLGPVIMSMRLNRSSWQAGFSSIAAIQLSFALLLLLSLSLWEKHKASEQTEQNDTVYVRKRIFSIKGIPLSLATMLLYCAAEIGVGLWGSSYLISEKSFTEDSAARLIALYYAGITTGRIASGVVSFKLNNSQLIRFGVLLASLGVILLFLPLHSSFAGAGIIITGLGLAPIFPAMIHETPVRFGKKLSQKIIGYQMGFAYIGSGFVPPLLGIIYQEAGLSFYPITLLLITSSLFLVTERLNVIIDKKNANLKLNIALDNEN, via the coding sequence TTGGTAACAGCACTTCTTTTAATCATAATCTATCTGTCTTTCATTAGTCTTGGTTTACCAGATACAATAATCGGTGTTACTATACCTGCTCTTCAAAAGGATTTTGGTATACCTTTAGCCGCAGGAGGTTTTTTATCAATGATTGTCATTTGCGGAACTGTTTTCTCAAGTTTCCTCAGTGACAACATAATCAGAAAATTCGGAACAGGAAAAGTTGTTCTTGTGAGCTGTCTGTTAACAGGATTTGCCTTGCTGGGATTTTCACAATCTCCCTCATTTTACTGGTTGCTGATATTAGCTTTCCCACTTGGGTTTGGTGGTGGAACTGTGGATGTGGCATTGAACAATTATGTAGCGCATCATTTCAAGGCTCACCATATGAACTGGCTGCACAGCTGCTGGGGAGTAGGGGCAACATTGGGACCTGTGATTATGTCCATGAGGCTTAATCGTAGCTCCTGGCAAGCTGGTTTCAGTTCAATAGCAGCTATTCAGCTCTCTTTTGCTTTACTTCTCTTGCTGTCACTTTCTCTTTGGGAAAAGCATAAAGCCAGTGAGCAGACTGAGCAAAATGACACTGTTTATGTTAGAAAAAGAATTTTTTCTATTAAAGGAATTCCACTGTCACTGGCAACAATGTTACTATATTGTGCTGCAGAAATCGGTGTCGGGCTATGGGGGAGTAGCTATTTGATATCAGAAAAGAGTTTTACAGAAGACAGTGCAGCTCGTTTGATTGCTCTTTATTATGCGGGAATTACCACCGGGCGGATTGCTTCAGGTGTCGTATCTTTCAAACTAAACAATTCTCAATTGATACGCTTTGGAGTTTTGTTGGCTTCATTGGGAGTGATTTTGCTCTTTCTCCCATTACACTCATCTTTTGCAGGAGCAGGTATTATCATAACAGGACTGGGTTTAGCACCAATATTTCCCGCAATGATACATGAAACCCCTGTCCGCTTTGGAAAAAAACTATCTCAAAAAATTATTGGGTATCAAATGGGATTTGCTTACATAGGAAGTGGATTTGTTCCACCGCTGCTTGGAATTATATACCAGGAAGCAGGGTTGTCTTTTTATCCTATTACATTACTACTGATTACATCATCACTGTTTCTGGTCACAGAAAGATTGAATGTTATTATTGATAAAAAGAATGCCAATTTAAAATTGAATATTGCATTGGACAATGAGAACTAA
- a CDS encoding putative amidohydrolase, whose amino-acid sequence MRFALFQYQVRKNKIENHEKVKNAIYTAKQNDAQILITQECALSGYPPIEIDTIDDIDFEQQCKTLKEITKIAKENEICVLLGLIRKDGDQMKNSIAIISSSGNINYYDKRALWGWDSDNYSPGNGANGIFEYQGVKIGIRICFEVRFPEFFRELYKEKADVAIVSFCDLSNKPGPNRFATIKSHLQTRAIENVFTVISVNSATHFQTAPTAVINPEGVTLVEAEQNKESIIYYDYEKYVPCFGTNGLIHYSDKLVGV is encoded by the coding sequence ATGCGTTTTGCTTTATTTCAGTATCAGGTTAGGAAAAACAAAATAGAAAATCATGAGAAAGTGAAAAACGCAATATACACAGCAAAACAAAATGATGCTCAAATCTTAATTACTCAGGAATGCGCACTTTCAGGCTATCCGCCCATTGAAATTGACACCATCGATGATATTGATTTTGAGCAACAATGTAAAACTCTTAAGGAAATTACAAAGATAGCCAAAGAGAATGAAATCTGCGTTCTGCTTGGATTGATTCGTAAAGATGGGGATCAAATGAAAAATTCGATCGCCATAATTTCTTCTTCCGGGAATATTAACTATTACGACAAGAGAGCGCTATGGGGATGGGATTCAGATAATTATTCCCCGGGAAATGGCGCAAATGGAATATTCGAATATCAGGGGGTGAAAATTGGAATCCGGATATGTTTCGAAGTGCGATTTCCAGAATTTTTTCGTGAGTTGTATAAAGAAAAAGCAGATGTTGCGATTGTTAGTTTTTGTGACCTGAGTAATAAGCCTGGCCCAAACAGATTCGCAACTATAAAATCACACCTTCAGACACGGGCTATCGAGAATGTTTTTACAGTTATTTCTGTTAATTCTGCAACACATTTTCAAACAGCACCTACCGCTGTAATTAATCCAGAGGGTGTAACCCTGGTCGAAGCGGAACAGAATAAGGAATCGATCATATATTATGATTATGAAAAGTATGTGCCATGTTTTGGTACCAATGGTCTAATACATTATTCAGACAAATTAGTGGGTGTATAA
- a CDS encoding acetyltransferase, GNAT family, giving the protein MKTPVIKTTRLLLDQVCDNDANDIYEYASNPKVSKWVTFDTHKSLNDTFGFLRFLESRPGNDFTWAVRLSQCKKLIGTIDFCASSEDKAADLHYCLSDKYWNQGIVTEAAKAVLSWGLNQYETIEKVVSGAVSLNVGSIRVLEKCGFFPVEIRKEKWDKYAGEIEFTVYELDAKIYRKPVFHADANAPLE; this is encoded by the coding sequence ATGAAAACACCGGTAATTAAAACTACTCGCCTGTTGTTAGACCAGGTCTGCGATAATGATGCAAATGACATTTACGAATATGCTTCAAATCCAAAGGTTTCCAAATGGGTGACCTTTGATACACATAAAAGCTTAAACGACACATTTGGTTTTCTGAGATTTCTGGAGTCCCGACCAGGAAATGATTTTACCTGGGCTGTTCGGTTATCTCAATGCAAAAAGTTGATTGGCACAATTGATTTTTGTGCATCATCAGAAGATAAGGCTGCAGATTTACATTATTGCTTATCGGATAAATATTGGAACCAGGGTATAGTGACCGAGGCTGCAAAAGCCGTTTTGAGTTGGGGATTGAACCAATATGAGACCATTGAGAAGGTTGTCTCCGGAGCGGTCTCGTTGAATGTGGGATCAATTAGAGTTTTGGAAAAATGTGGGTTTTTCCCGGTGGAAATACGCAAAGAAAAATGGGATAAGTATGCCGGGGAGATTGAATTCACTGTTTATGAGCTTGATGCTAAAATCTACAGAAAACCAGTTTTTCATGCAGATGCTAACGCCCCGCTCGAGTGA
- a CDS encoding Acetyltransferase, GNAT family, which translates to MKFTIRNYHSNDKYEISDLVKRCTLEINSKEYPQHVVDFVINHFTPDQVEEYALMNSCLVAVFDEKIIGTISLGDGNRIYSTFVSPSLQRQMVGTALLQRIETIAFDKGISRLKLQSSLYAEKFYARNGYVRMGELMDEAFGRTITMQKIIAAGS; encoded by the coding sequence ATGAAGTTTACCATCAGAAATTATCATTCAAACGACAAATATGAAATATCCGATCTTGTCAAAAGATGCACACTTGAAATTAATAGCAAAGAATATCCACAACATGTGGTTGACTTTGTTATTAATCATTTTACCCCAGATCAGGTGGAAGAGTATGCTCTGATGAATTCTTGCCTTGTTGCAGTTTTTGATGAAAAGATCATTGGTACCATTAGTTTGGGTGACGGAAATCGGATTTATAGTACTTTTGTCAGTCCATCATTGCAGAGGCAAATGGTCGGTACTGCATTATTACAAAGAATCGAGACAATTGCTTTTGACAAAGGCATTTCAAGGTTGAAGTTACAATCAAGTCTTTACGCCGAAAAATTTTATGCACGAAATGGATATGTCAGAATGGGCGAATTGATGGATGAGGCATTCGGCCGAACGATTACGATGCAAAAAATCATTGCAGCTGGTAGTTAA
- a CDS encoding transporter — protein MVSSTPILSEIKAVYMNHLVLLIGFTLLFVCIAVQAIVTTSLILLLNRLYNSSKHNRGSVYKALVFEGAAIMLIFSFLLQVSIWAVAYVWIGEFQNFSTAFYFSGVTYATLGYGDIVLSQQWRILGVFQSLNGLIMGGFAASVFFSISSRIFRRERKMGKIES, from the coding sequence ATGGTAAGTTCTACCCCGATTCTTTCAGAAATTAAGGCAGTGTATATGAATCATCTGGTGCTCCTGATAGGTTTCACGCTTCTGTTTGTATGCATTGCAGTACAGGCCATTGTTACGACCTCTCTTATACTTTTATTAAACCGTCTATATAACAGCAGCAAACACAACAGGGGGTCTGTATACAAGGCATTGGTTTTCGAAGGTGCTGCTATAATGCTGATTTTTTCCTTTCTTTTACAGGTGTCGATCTGGGCAGTTGCATATGTATGGATTGGCGAGTTTCAAAATTTCTCTACTGCGTTCTATTTTTCAGGGGTAACCTATGCCACACTGGGATATGGAGATATAGTATTAAGCCAACAATGGCGAATACTGGGGGTGTTCCAGTCCCTCAACGGACTCATTATGGGAGGTTTCGCGGCATCGGTCTTCTTCTCAATATCTTCCAGAATATTTAGAAGAGAAAGGAAAATGGGGAAAATTGAAAGTTAA
- a CDS encoding signal transduction histidine kinase: MKARTDSSQGTTIALSTLKQKPLFCTIRSQPVDKSMQILDLVDDAIIITDKTGVISYTNKSAEALYEISAEKVCGKQITSVYPSEYRDQIKNTLLFMPKSGMSHPIRLRLGKKNGEKVFVELVISVYNKSDCGSCSLVLKSKDVTQAFETERALMMCKERFESLMKHTTEGFYVLDFPEPIPTDTPIDKQLDQIYSSVIVECNDAMARMYGFRSRENILGKSLEQMHGSRQNPENVAFIKKWIRRDYSIHAAVSSEKDREGNVVWFSNSVKGITDDGFLTGAWGSQVDITDVKRAEQKLREQTWRLESIIEGTHAGTWQWNVQNGEHLTNKIWAEILGYSLEELPPTISVWEKLLHPEDYVKAKNLLQRHFDGEDSYYKCESRMRHKDGHWVWVLDMGKVTSRTDDGSPLMMFGITTEISERKNAEVQMRRERDLLNSILDSLPGIFYLFDIKGRFIRWNRFFETVTGYTAVEIATSHPLDLFRGEDRSVVEQRIKRVFETGSASIEADMTTRQGNIMPYFFSGRRIELEGKPCLVGMGIDISTRKQYEDDLKKWQTLMEYVIKYDPSAIAVLDKNLIFRFVSDRFRRDYRLEDQKLTGKYHYEVFPDIPKKWREIHRKTLKGEVLGEEEDVFKRADGSIDWVRWESRPWYQYNGVVGGLILYTEVITERKLAQENLKSSLKEKDTLLQEVYHRTKNNMQLISSFLELQAASIENDNVSKIVHDSNVRIRTMALAHEKLYTSKSLSSINLADYIRDLVNLIVAVSNVSKKISIEYDLDQIETLIDIAIPCGLIIGELVSNSFKHAFSEQKQGNIRITMKRCSKDQICLIVKDNGTGLPKGFDLSKAATLGVQIVFQIVEHQLHGSADFESDGGLKWSVRFSDKLYERRV; this comes from the coding sequence GTGAAGGCACGTACAGATTCTTCTCAGGGCACCACAATTGCTCTTTCTACCTTAAAGCAAAAACCACTCTTCTGCACAATAAGGAGTCAGCCGGTGGATAAATCGATGCAGATTCTCGATTTAGTGGATGATGCGATTATCATAACGGACAAAACCGGTGTTATAAGCTACACAAACAAGTCAGCAGAGGCTCTTTATGAAATTTCAGCAGAGAAAGTCTGCGGAAAACAGATCACTTCTGTCTATCCTTCTGAATACAGGGACCAGATAAAGAATACATTGCTCTTTATGCCAAAGAGCGGCATGTCCCACCCGATCCGCTTAAGGCTGGGTAAAAAGAACGGGGAGAAAGTGTTTGTGGAATTGGTTATCAGTGTGTATAACAAGTCGGATTGCGGTTCTTGTAGCTTAGTCCTGAAATCAAAGGATGTTACCCAGGCTTTTGAGACAGAGCGGGCGCTAATGATGTGCAAAGAGCGCTTTGAATCTCTTATGAAACACACTACAGAAGGGTTTTATGTTCTTGACTTTCCTGAACCAATTCCAACAGATACTCCAATCGATAAACAACTGGATCAGATTTACTCTTCGGTAATAGTTGAGTGCAATGATGCTATGGCCAGAATGTACGGGTTTAGGTCCCGTGAAAATATCCTTGGCAAATCTTTGGAGCAGATGCATGGGTCACGGCAAAACCCCGAAAATGTCGCCTTCATCAAGAAATGGATAAGGCGGGATTACAGCATTCATGCTGCAGTTTCTTCTGAAAAGGATCGTGAAGGAAATGTGGTGTGGTTTTCAAACAGTGTAAAGGGGATTACTGATGATGGATTTCTCACCGGGGCCTGGGGTTCGCAGGTTGACATAACAGATGTAAAGAGAGCCGAACAAAAGCTTAGGGAGCAAACGTGGCGTCTTGAAAGCATTATAGAGGGCACTCATGCAGGGACCTGGCAGTGGAATGTGCAAAACGGAGAACATCTGACAAACAAAATCTGGGCAGAAATTCTGGGCTATAGCTTAGAAGAACTTCCTCCGACCATCTCAGTCTGGGAAAAACTGCTTCACCCCGAGGATTACGTTAAAGCAAAAAATTTGCTCCAGAGGCACTTCGATGGAGAAGACTCCTATTACAAGTGCGAATCCAGAATGCGACACAAAGACGGGCACTGGGTATGGGTTTTGGATATGGGAAAGGTTACTTCCCGTACGGATGATGGTAGCCCGCTTATGATGTTTGGAATTACTACCGAAATTTCAGAGCGCAAGAACGCTGAAGTACAGATGAGACGTGAAAGAGATTTGTTGAATTCCATACTGGATAGTTTACCGGGGATATTCTATCTCTTTGACATAAAGGGGCGGTTCATTAGATGGAACAGATTTTTTGAAACGGTAACCGGCTATACAGCGGTTGAAATTGCCACGTCTCATCCGCTGGATCTGTTCAGGGGTGAAGATAGAAGTGTGGTTGAACAACGCATAAAACGGGTTTTCGAAACGGGAAGTGCAAGTATAGAGGCAGATATGACTACCAGGCAGGGAAACATTATGCCTTACTTCTTTTCCGGTCGTCGTATCGAGCTTGAAGGAAAGCCCTGCCTTGTTGGTATGGGGATAGATATTTCCACAAGAAAACAGTATGAAGATGATCTTAAGAAGTGGCAAACCCTGATGGAGTATGTGATCAAATACGATCCCAGTGCAATCGCGGTCCTGGATAAAAACCTCATTTTCAGATTTGTAAGCGACAGGTTCAGAAGAGATTACCGGTTAGAAGATCAAAAATTAACTGGTAAATATCACTATGAAGTTTTTCCAGACATTCCCAAAAAATGGCGTGAAATCCACAGAAAAACATTAAAGGGAGAGGTGTTGGGTGAAGAGGAAGATGTTTTCAAACGGGCAGATGGTTCTATAGACTGGGTGAGATGGGAGAGTCGGCCATGGTATCAGTACAATGGAGTAGTTGGTGGATTGATCCTTTACACAGAAGTAATCACAGAACGCAAACTGGCACAGGAAAATCTAAAATCTTCACTAAAGGAAAAAGATACGCTCTTACAGGAAGTGTATCACAGGACAAAAAATAACATGCAACTGATCTCTTCATTCCTGGAGCTTCAGGCTGCTTCAATAGAAAATGACAATGTCAGTAAAATAGTTCACGACAGCAATGTCAGAATAAGGACAATGGCCCTTGCGCACGAAAAACTCTATACAAGTAAAAGCCTTTCTTCGATCAATCTGGCTGATTACATCAGGGATCTTGTAAATTTAATCGTTGCGGTAAGCAATGTCAGTAAGAAAATCAGCATTGAGTATGATCTGGACCAAATAGAGACTCTAATCGATATCGCAATTCCATGCGGATTAATTATTGGCGAACTTGTCTCAAATAGTTTTAAGCACGCCTTTTCCGAACAAAAGCAGGGTAATATCCGAATCACTATGAAAAGATGTTCCAAAGATCAAATATGTCTTATTGTCAAAGACAATGGAACTGGTCTGCCAAAAGGTTTCGATTTGAGCAAGGCGGCTACACTGGGCGTGCAGATTGTGTTTCAAATTGTGGAGCATCAGTTGCACGGTTCTGCAGATTTTGAATCCGATGGCGGACTTAAATGGTCGGTACGGTTCAGCGATAAACTATACGAGAGAAGAGTGTGA
- a CDS encoding Acetyltransferase, GNAT family — translation MNFTIQPIENPQKKSELTVQLLSNLPQWFGSPESVKEYAQGVKEHPFYAAFDKGVCIGFFSGKIHYNRTGEIYVCAVDHKYHYQGIGKSLYDMMEKYFKKQKCIYVVVKTLSDIVDYEPYKSTHRFYKSVGFTELITLTEMWDEENPCLIMIKSIG, via the coding sequence ATGAATTTTACGATACAACCAATAGAAAATCCCCAAAAAAAATCAGAGCTCACTGTCCAACTCTTATCTAATCTTCCCCAATGGTTTGGCAGCCCTGAATCTGTAAAAGAATACGCTCAAGGAGTAAAAGAACATCCCTTTTATGCGGCGTTTGACAAAGGCGTTTGTATAGGGTTTTTCTCTGGAAAAATTCACTACAATAGAACTGGAGAAATTTATGTATGTGCTGTAGATCACAAATATCACTATCAAGGAATTGGGAAATCCTTATATGATATGATGGAGAAATATTTCAAAAAACAGAAATGTATTTATGTTGTAGTAAAAACTTTAAGTGATATTGTTGATTATGAGCCGTACAAGTCAACACACAGGTTTTATAAAAGCGTTGGTTTTACAGAATTAATCACATTGACAGAAATGTGGGATGAAGAAAACCCCTGTTTAATAATGATAAAAAGTATCGGGTGA
- a CDS encoding sensory transduction regulatory protein, whose translation MSCKSPSVMVVDDEAVMVMLIKLRLKAAGFDVCATASSKQEAIHKALENSPDFVIMDIRLTESGDGIEAAQEILKSIKTHLIFISGYSEGDIYHRAMELNPDGYIVKPFDISELVSVMRNKK comes from the coding sequence ATGAGTTGTAAAAGTCCTTCTGTTATGGTTGTTGATGATGAGGCAGTGATGGTGATGCTGATCAAACTGAGGCTAAAAGCTGCTGGATTCGATGTCTGTGCAACAGCCTCTTCAAAACAAGAAGCTATCCATAAGGCTCTTGAAAACTCACCGGACTTTGTTATCATGGATATCCGTCTCACCGAGTCAGGGGATGGGATCGAAGCCGCACAGGAGATTCTGAAAAGTATAAAAACCCATCTGATTTTTATAAGTGGTTACTCTGAAGGAGATATCTACCACAGGGCTATGGAGCTGAATCCTGATGGTTATATTGTAAAGCCATTTGATATTTCTGAACTGGTTTCAGTAATGAGGAATAAAAAGTGA
- a CDS encoding acetyltransferase (GNAT) family protein has protein sequence MMISKLMESEKIVMIVNKSFLTVAQTFGYTKETVPSFPAFIGKDVIDEQIDNGLKMFGYFENSELIGVAGYNHHHENIYMIKRLAVLPQYRHKGVGKVLIEHVENQILMEKGEIAEVEIVNNNLQLKNWYKKLGYEEIRIDNYDNLPFKACVMDKCLL, from the coding sequence ATGATGATAAGTAAATTAATGGAATCAGAAAAAATAGTAATGATAGTCAATAAGTCTTTTCTGACTGTAGCCCAAACTTTTGGCTATACCAAAGAGACCGTTCCATCGTTCCCGGCGTTCATTGGAAAAGATGTCATTGATGAGCAGATTGATAATGGTCTCAAAATGTTTGGCTATTTTGAAAATAGTGAACTGATTGGGGTTGCAGGCTACAATCATCACCATGAAAATATTTACATGATTAAGAGATTAGCAGTGTTGCCGCAATATCGTCACAAGGGAGTAGGGAAGGTTCTAATCGAACATGTTGAAAATCAGATCTTGATGGAAAAGGGAGAAATTGCTGAAGTAGAAATTGTAAACAACAACCTTCAATTAAAGAACTGGTATAAAAAACTTGGATATGAAGAAATCAGAATTGATAACTACGATAATTTGCCATTCAAAGCATGTGTAATGGATAAATGCTTGCTTTAA